In the Hordeum vulgare subsp. vulgare chromosome 7H, MorexV3_pseudomolecules_assembly, whole genome shotgun sequence genome, one interval contains:
- the LOC123409679 gene encoding pathogenesis-related protein 1A/1B: protein MSTSAVLFLLLAVFAAGASAATFNIKNNCGSTIWPAGIPVGGGFELGSGQTSSINVPAGTQAGRIWARTGCSFNGGSGSCQTGDCGGQLSCSLSGQPPATLAEFTIGGGSTQDFYDISVIDGFNLAMDFSCSTGDALQCRDPSCPPPQAYQHPNDVATHACSGNNNYQITFCP from the coding sequence ATGTCGACCTCGGCggtgctcttcctcctccttgctgtttTCGCCGCCGGTGCCAGCGCGGCCACCTTCAACATCAAGAACAACTGCGGCTCCACAATATGGCCGGCGGGCATCCCGGTGGGTGGGGGCTTCGAGCTGGGCTCAGGCCAGACGTCGAGCATCAACGTGCCCGCCGGCACCCAAGCCGGAAGGATATGGGCACGCACCGGGTGCTCGTTCAATGGCGGTAGCGGGAGCTGCCAGACCGGCGACTGCGGCGGCCAGCTCTCATGCTCTCTCTCTGGGCAGCCACCAGCAACGCTGGCCGAGTTCACCATCGGCGGCGGCAGCACCCAGGACTTCTACGACATCTCGGTTATCGACGGCTTCAACCTTGCCATGGACTTCTCGTGCAGCACCGGCGACGCGCTCCAGTGTAGGGATCCCAGCtgcccgccgccgcaagcctaccAACACCCCAACGACGTCGCCACACACGCCTGCAGTGGCAATAATAACTACCAGATCACCTTCTGCCCATGA